The Montipora foliosa isolate CH-2021 chromosome 6, ASM3666993v2, whole genome shotgun sequence genome includes the window ttcgttgacgttgccGTCGCCCTTGCTTAAACGTCATCGCTGCCATGTtgttggacgaaaacaaaagatctctcattatcTCTTTtggttcgtccaccagcaagtGTACATTgtagcattgttatctgtgtctcaagAGATCGGTTGCAACCACCTATTGTCCATTTTCGTACCGTACTGCACCTGTGAAATTCCCAGATCTACAAAAGTTCTAAAGAACTTTGCACCCCCTTGCACCAAGAAATTTAATGGGAGTAAAAGAAATCACTTCAGAACGATCAGTGGAAACACCAAGTTCCGTTTGCCATTTTTCTAAGATGATGATTTTTAGTCCATAGTGTGTAACCCTAAAACCCAATTGTTTGAAAAGCTCAGTGTTTTGATGAAATGCGGATCACATTCTCAACAAGCCCCTAAGTTCTTTTATCCGGcggtttctttaatttttagttaAAGCTTCGAATTCGGAGAACCCCAACCAATCTTATCCATAACTACAGCTGACATAAAAATTTGGACGTCTTACATGAGCAGAAAAGGAAGAGTAAtacccagtaatacgggcaagatttttcttgcaacttgtcgcgcaaaaATGTTGCTTTACAAGTTGAGGtagtttgttgcgcgtattaccaccttcttacgaatcaaatttttatgttgcaaaaagtagacgttgcttttaatttttgcaacatgaaaatttgttgcgcaagaaggtggcAATACGCGCAACAagccatctcaacttgcaacacaACATTGtagcgcgacaagttgcacgaaaaatgttgtcaGTATTACTGGGCCTTGAGGGTGCTTTGTTCTCATTGTAGCTCACGGAAAACTCAAGCATTGCAGGTTtaattactcattttttttgattaaggcgctgttacactgtagAATTCTTCGTGCAACTCAATGTCCCTCAacgccattgcgagacaagttgcacgaatcattgcccaatgtaacataTCCCTTGCAACGGCTAAAAACGTTGCGAGACCAGTTGCAGAAATCgttgcagaaagtagaattgagttctactttcctcaacggttgcaacgaattttttaagcattgcTCAGTTTAACATCTGCCCTGGAAACTGGTGTCGCAATGGTTTGCGGCACcaaccaatgaaaatgttcctcaGTTTAatctcatgtgatcatcgaaacgcGACAAGCTGCATGAAACGTTGCTCTAGTCAATGTAACCcccgtaaaacaacttgtttcgtggtgtgagaacgtttgtagaaattGTGTTGCGAAACaatttgcacgaaaaattgcacaatGTTAGAGCGCCTTTAGCCTGGATAATTGGGACCTTTCGTTATGTTTTCCTCTTACTAACGACGCTTTTGTTCAGTTTCTAGTTATGGCAGCGCAGGCGGTACCGCCCGAAGATTTTCGCTCTCTTAGCGTCATCCCAACCCGAGACGAAATTCTTACGGATCAGAGACCCTTTCTGAGGCCAAACAAGGTCGAGGGGCGCTATGATAACAAGGAGCAGTATTTAGATGTTCAATTTCGGCTCCTTCGCGAGGACTATGTCAAACCTCTTCGTGACGGAATCCAGCAATTGTGGGTCATGGGCAAACACCGTGCCAGAAAAGAAGATCAATCTCTCGACGTGAGGGTTTACGACAATGTGGAAGTacttaattcagtttttaagtCGAACGGAGTTGCCTATCAGATCAGATTTGATGTGTCAAAGTTTCGTGGAATGCAGTGGGAGAACAGTAAAAGGCTGATCTTTGGATCACTCCTTTGCTTGTCGaaggacaactttgaaagctttgCGTTCGCCACAGTTGCTAACAGAGAGCTCTGTGATATAAGGAGGGTCAGTATGATGAATGGATAGATATGAAACTAATTTCCTGTCATTTTCTTGAATTCACGTACAAACACAAAGAATACCAGCAATAATGATcttcttttctgcttccgacttCAAATGGATGTTATGTCACGTTTATGACATAGTTTCCCAGGCTGCTGTAAGCATATGGTTGCGAACAAGTTGGTAAACGAATAAACCAAAGCATATATTGTCTTGCAAATTCCTCACCACAGATAAATAAAATCCGTGAACCAAGAGGAGAGGGTTAGATCCCGTGAAGGAAATTGAACAGTGCTTCCTTATTTggaattaacaaaattaacgGGAAAGAGCTGAGAGATTACGCCTTGCTATATTTGTACTTAATTGGCAATCGCTCTATTATCTTAGAAATTGAATATATAGATCATAGTTAATATATGGAGATGATTATGAAAGTTgacatgtttctttgttttatgtttttgtttgctgttttggccctgtccatgcacaaaccacacccTGTTTCTAAAAGACAGCCAATCGAAAGTTTCGGCTAATTTATCCAGAACTCAGTGGTGAGCCGAGGACAAAAGATGTTCAcggtcaagttaacatgaagTGTAACAGTACTGTTCTTGCTTCTGAAGTTTTCGGGATTTCATAACCAGTACATCTGTATGAACTACTTGTAGATCTAACTGCATGTTCCATGTACTACAAAGCGATATCACGAAATGTTTGGACTTGAAGCCCCTTCACTGTAAGAAATTCTTAACCTTCTTTGAGGTTTAAGCGTCCACTGCCCTTAAAATCATCTCACGCGCGCGTACTGTTGTTGCCTTTAACACATGCTTATTCAAAACGATGTTTCAAATCAATAGACTTGTGATTTACATTTTGGAAAACGTTTTTACGTTAGGCAACGTTTTCTTTCAATagccttttcacggttagtttttctcatttgcatcacATTGTAATCTAGCATTTATGTGACGCAATCtcaggctattttgtagtttcaacccgaaattgcctcgcatccacgttagattacagtTGACTGTAAATGacaaaaactaaccgtgaaaagggctattctataggccattttcgagttcatttctgcctcctcttcaaagcgagtttaagtgcgaaaTTATTTTACGGAAATTAGTTTTCagtcatatgtaaagtagaactaattaccatcacaaacctttgcacttagactcgctttgaagaggaggcagacatgaactcgaaaatggcctattcaaaaaatcaattccgATTGATTACTTATTGTTGTTTTGCTTAGGGTGTAATTGAGGTTCGTTTTGTGTCAACTTCCTGTGAGGAACGACCGCGGACTGGTGACAAGTGCCAGATGGTTGAATCTGTTGCGTTCTTTGAAGCTTATCGCCCAGTGCTGGAGGGACTACAAACGATGTCTTGCATGGAGTTTCCTTTTGAGGTCAATATTATCTTTAGGTCGTAGTTTCTAATTGATTGGtggaaaaggaaaagttgaacaATTTAACTGTTTCCTAGAATGAAGGTTTTGTTCCCAATGTCAGACAATACTTGCAGCGTTCAATCTGTCAAGTTAATGTCGAAACCGAttaatctttttaaaaaggcCTTGAGGGGGATTTTCTCTGttctctgttttgttgttcttttagTTTTTAAGGGTATCAAGCCGATCTTTGATACTTTCTGAGACCAATAACCTGAAAGCCAACTCAGTGCATGAATTTCCACACACCGTAACACTCGTAATTGGAAGGTCCCCGACACCTAACACTTATGAGATGTTTTATAAGGTAAAGAACGCCGGTTGGTGGAAATGGACCTCTGTAAGACGGCAGATATTTAACAATGCAATATGTTGAATCTAAGTACGAAAAAAGCATAATCAATGATAAGACGACGCTCCGGTTGCATTTCCCTCAAAAAGTCTGtgctttccaaaaaaattcaatagTTATAACTGTTTAAACTTCATATCCTCAAATGAATATCATTCAGGCTCGGCGGTGAAGATCGAATTTTACTGGTACAGCATCCTTTTCAATTAAgtggaaaaataacaaaacaatttaCTATGGATTGGCTTTGAATTGGCTACTCTGCTACTTTCGAAGACACAGGACACAAATAGTTTACTTGAGATTGATTTTAATCGAAGTTTATAAGTGGCATGCAcgattttgtttcttttttcataacCTTAGAGATACATTGTGGAATGTCAAAATGAACTGCGTCCCCCATCCTACCTGACAAAATACGATGGTGATCAGGTGAAATTTGATTTCTCGCCAATTATCGAACGAAACTATGGGTaagtgaccaaaaaaataacCCAGTAACTTAGTGTAAGAGCTATATACACCTTTTGCTGATCATTTAGGCGAAACAGATATTCATTTTCGCGAAGTGTAGAATCAATAAGGCGAATATACGTTCTATAACATCAAGAATCACTTCACTAGCGCCACAGAACATTTAAGAGCGCAATTTGCATGTTTACAAACGTTCAATAGTGTCAACGAACAAACAAGAGCATCTTTCGACAATCAAGGACGCCAAGTGGACATTTAAACGCGCGCAATTGACAATCAATAACaccaaaagaaaatcaataACATCTTCCGACAATCATAAGTGAAAAAGAGACATTCAATAAGACAATTAGCGTAGAGAGACACAATCAATGGCGTCAAGAGACAATTATTCAATGCAAAGTAACATTCCATCCCGCGATTCGAACAATCATTGGAATGATGAGTATGttcaataggaataaaaaaAGTGTTCATTAGTGAATTCACGACCAGTtgtcaaaaaataacaaacaatggCCAATAGGTAAGAAAGTACAATACGTGTGCATGTAGGTTATCATTTAAATTTGATGTTGCTCAATCTTTTCCTGAGACAGGTATAAAAGGAGGAATATCTTTGAACGTAACGCTGTCCGTGAaatacaggtacatgtacagtactgtacaAGAGTCAAAGAATGCCACCCAGAAATCGAATCTCTCTGGAACAACGCGAAAGGATTGTCCGCGCCTTTGAAGATGTCCACGAAGATTATTTGGCGATTGCTGAAACTATAGGAGTAAACAGATCGACTGCAAGACGTATAGTTTCACGCTACGTCCGAGAAGGAAGGATAGCTGAAAGACCGCGAGGTGGCGCCAATCATGTACGAGTAGATGATGCCATGCGGGACTGTCTAGATGACATTATCAATGAAAATTGCCTTCTAACAATTGCCAAGATGAATCGCGAATTAAGACTACGCCTTCCACATAAGCCGGTAATTCACGACCGTACCGTAGCGAGAGCTCTCGAAGGAATGTTATATCGAGTGAAATTGGCAAGACCTCTGCCGGCTGATAGAAAACGCCCTGATGTCCTACAAAATCGAGTAGAATATGGAAACTGGTTCATGGGTCATGCAGTCGTAAATCACACTGTATTTATAGACGAGTGTGGCTACAATATTTGGACCGCACGAAGTCAAGGACTAGCTTTAAGAGGAGAGAGGGCCTATCGTCAAGTATGTGGTCAGCGAGGAAGAAATGTGACTGTGGCATTGGCAATTTCACCCACTAGTGGTCTAGTGTTTTACTCAGCAATACTCGGAGGCATGAATGGACGAAGATTTGATGATTTTCTCGCGCAGACAAGGCTAAATCTCGACCCCGATGAACACGTGATTTTTAGTTATGATGGTGCGCCAGCCCACAGGAATCCTGCCATTCCCGAACCTAATTCAGAATTAAGAAAATTGCCACCTTACAGTCCCTTTCTCAGTATTGTTGAACAAGCTGTTAGTGCCTTGAAAGCTGCAATAAAGGCGGATATAAGTCTTCCTGAAATTCAAGTACAGATGAACGACCGCGCTGAAGCCAGACGTCAAGGAGTTGCCTTGGGAAATTACCGCACGCAGTTGTTACTTCAAGCACTACAGAGGAATATTGGTACCATCACTGTCGCCAAATGTGGACAGTGGTTCAGGTTTATGCAGACGTACTTACCAAGATGCACCAATAACGAAGCAATCGAAGGATAATAGCCTTAAACTAagaaacaattttgaaattttgtttccctttatTTGTTTGTCATTATTACACAAATGTTTAACGATTCGCGGGATTGAATGTAACTTTTCAATAAATGATTGTCTCTTGACGCCATTGATTGTGCCTCTCTATGAATGTCTCTTTTTCACTTACGATTGTCAGAAGATGTTAATGATTTTCTTTTGGTGTTACTGATTGTGTTTAAATGTCCACTTGGCGTCCTTGATTGTCGATAGATGCTCTTGTTTGTTCGTTAACACTATTGAACGTTTATAAACATGCTAATTGCGCTCTTGAATGTTCCGCGGCGTTAATGAAGTGCCTTTTGGTGTTATAGAATGTATACTCGCCTTATTTATTCTACGCTTCGCGAAAATGAATATCTCTTTCGCCTAAATGATCAGCAAAAGGTGTACTATTCTACTTGATATTCTGTACAGTTTGAGCTCCTGAGCCTCGACCCAAGCTCCCACGCATTTTTTTGGCGAGCAGATCACCCAATTACACCATTAGTATACGAAATAATACGACCTCGACGAAAACACAAGAAATTAATAGGTTCgagtaaaaaaaagttaaagtagAGAACTTTCTTCTGAAAAGACCACGCGTATGAAATACCACACCCCTCTATAACAGACCCAGTGGAATCTTTATCCCCACCGGGTTTTCGGAAAAACCGTCACTAGGTTGGCCAATTTCCCACTGGGTCGGGTTATTTTTGGCTGGGTTTTTAATAGGGTTATTCGATTAAAAAATGGCCAGTTGTCGAAAATAAGgggttttctattgttttttcgTTATCCCGTTCCCAGAAAGTGACTGCTTTATAACAGTTTTAAAGTGGCTAAACTGAAGGAACTGTCTTAGTCCAGGGAGGACAGAAGAGTATCGCAGGTATAGTGTAAACTAAGTTAGCAAACTTACTGCGAGAGTCAATGTTGGATCTCTCACCCTCCTGAGAATTGCACAGGTCAGGAAACGGTCATCAAACTCATCGTAAACATGCAATGATGTCTTGATATCTGTTCCCTCTGCCTCTTCTTTGTCTACGATCTTGATATACCACGGTTTCTTGTGCCTAGTGATCACTTTCTGAAGGTTCACTATCTTGTGTGCCCACCGTGGATCTTTCCTCGTACATGTCTTCATTTGATTCATCTGATTGCAATGCTCGCTTCATGGAATCTTCAAATTGCTCTGCTATCTCCAGAATTTCGCTGCATGTTTCTGTTGACATCAAGAATTTAGTTTCCGTCACTGTGACAGCCTCCTCCAAGAACAAGGTCACTACCCTGTCGTTTCCATCCCGCAACACACGCGCAATACCGTGGACGCATTCTTCCAGTTGGGATCTAGGGAATAGCAAATGTTGTCATCATCTTGTTCAGTTTCAACAAGAAATTCCCCGCCGACTCTGGATCGGGGGCCAAGACTTCACAGAGATACGTTATGGGTGACTCTCAACAGATTAAAAGGCAACCCATCAGTTCCACGAAAGGCCACTACCTCTCCCTCTTCGAAAACGTTATTGTTGACATAACTAGAAACATCATCCGGATCATGCATGACGGCTACAGCGACAGCGTCTTCTTATGGAGTCGTTGACGGTGTAAATATGGATTGTTGTATGGGTGTCGCATGTAAGGGACGCCTGGTTGTATGCTGGCCAATGATGGTCGGTGGTGTTCCATACTTCCTCTTCTGGAAATCTCTTCAAGCTTTCATGGGTCGGGACTTGGTAGCCATGTGAATACCCTTAAGCTTCGCCTTTTGGTAATTAGCCAAGTTTCCTTTACATTCAAGCATCCTCACATACCCCCGACAAAACGCCATCGTCCCAATGTACAACTGCTTTCTTAACAAAGCTGGGTCAATGTCCTTACCATTTTCCAAGATCGTCTTTACTGTCCTTAAGTCTTCAGTAGTGAAGCAATGTTCATGTCTCTGTTGGAACATTGCCCACATTGCTTCCGAAGAGGTCTCGTTTTCGTCGTTGCCTACAGTAGCATACGTGTAAGTGGAGAACACCTCATTTCTTGTTCTCCTGACACTGACGTTTTGACACATGGTGCTACCTGAGGTAACAACAGGGATTACGAAGAGGAAAGCCTCAGTGGCCACACGTTTGAAAACTGCAGGACTGTTGAGTTATTTCCTGGATTCTTCTCAGTGACATAATCACTTTTCACATGCGGGTGCCAAGAGTCTTAACTTTGATTTCGCTCAGAATATTCTCCTTTCCAGTGTACTTGAAATAGTCTGACAGATACTGTACACCATTCACAAGAGTTACGTAAAATACCTCTGCTGTACGTTAAGCCATAGATCCACTGGTTATATCAAGTGAAACAGGACCGGTGTAAGTTCGTATGTCTGTGATAAGACACTTTAACTTGTCAGCTGCCGTGATAATATCTGGAAGTGAATCGACCAGTGTTTTGTTCCTTACAGAGGAAGCGTGAACTGGATCAGATGAGCGAGTTCTTTTTGACACTAATCCCATTGATTCAGCAATATCGTGCCATGTTGATGGACCGGATAGCTGGGAAgaaaacaaacttgtccttgtaGATCCAGGTGATCGCAAGGCGGCACTGGCAGCACTCGAGACGGTGTCAAATTGCGCGGTTACTGCACAATCTTGGCGACTCTtcacaaaatagaaaaaatagacaaatGAGTGGTTGAGCTCAAATCAACTTTGCAGTTATTGTCATTTTAATAAAGCTGTCACGGCATTCGTTCGAGAAGCAGAGCAAGCGTTTAAGACTTTCgtcttgaataaagaaaaagcatTAACTGACTTTGCTGGATTTCAGCTTCTTAATTTTTTCCACTTCCCGTACATGTTTACTTCTTTTTCTACGTCGACCTCATTTTCGAGCGCAATAATGATCAGAGTCCGACGAAGACGAATCGCTTTCCGTTCCAGAATTAGAACGGCTGGTAGAACTGCCTATAGCTTCCGCCATCTTTGACATGTTGTTCGATCGGCACTAGTCCTACGTCCGAGTTGAGTGTCACATGGTTCAACTATATCCCGCCGTTTTCACTCCCCCTGctagtattttttttataaaccgGCTTCggattgttgttgtatttttattattttttgttcgTTTGCAAAAATACGCTGGGTATTTAAAAGTCACACCGAACAGTCACTGGGGAAGCACAAAAATGGCCGGGTAAAATCAAAATATTGGCTGGGTACCGGGGAGGCTAAATTTCCACTGGGTAAGGGAAAATAATCCACTGGGTCGGGTTCCAGTGGGTCTGTTACAGAGGGGTGTAATACCGAATATTGCCAATTTTCTCGATCGATTCTCCGGCAGACTTATGTTCGTAAAAAAGGGGTCTGTAGTGAGCACTTTCTGATTCAGCTATGAATAACTTTCATCCAGGTTAGCGAGGTCAGGTATTGGTTTGTTTTGACATTTAATTGGCCTCAAGACCAAGCAGGCAAGAGACGCGAGTTCATTCCTTAAACATTAATTGTTTTCCGTAATTTTCAGGCAGCGATATGGGTTTGGAAGATTTGGTAAGCAACAATGATTTTGCTTTTCGTCTCAAAATTCCCATTTCTTACTTTGCTGTATATATTAGTAAAAGCCCTGATATATTGATGCTACTTTAAGCGGTGTAAACGTTTGCTTCGACATACATTCAAGACATTCAACACTTTACAGAACCAAAAATGTCGGGGGCATTTAAAACACGTCGCTCGAATTGTTGAAAGTGTAAAGTGTCACTCACGGTCAGCCTAGCGGTTCTATTGCAAGAATCGTCATATTGAGAGTGGCAACTGGTTGCTGATTCATTTATAGAAAGCCTATTGAAAGGATGTTATTTAATCTCGTTCACCTTTCTTGAAGCAACGcttcaacttttcttttgttctcgaaAATCAGTAGTGGCGTTGAGGCCGTTTGAAGAGTCCGAGACGCTTGCTCCCATCAGGCGGCGCTTAAAAGTAGACGGGAGAGTCTGGTGTTACTTCTTAGTTCCTTGCAATCAAAATACCGCCCATTCTCGttcccatcgtttctcttagccgtCGAGGCCCTCGCACGAGAACAAAGGGCTGTGGAGACATTGGAAAAGTGGAAATTGCTTAGCTTGCGAACAATAAAACCTTAAATCGGAAGAGAGATAATTTCCTCGCACTTACTAGCTgacaatttaagaaattgtagctttttttaaattttaaagacacctgaaaaatgcaGGTTGCTCCAACAAGATTCcaaccatgacctctgcgatggcggtgcaatgctctaccaactgagctttaaTGAATCCACTCACTCGATGAAATggatgtatatttgaagtgcgggtaaTAGACGAAAAATATGCattcacttcaaatatacattcatttaaaACCTTGAACCGGAAGTAAAAATGGCCTATGGGGTCAACTGGCGCGAAGGCGATCGGTAAAGTGATCAAGGAGTctctttgtttaaaactacgaTATTACTTATTGCTTCTTTCTGTTCGACACGACGAAGGGACACATTCTTTTCTGTAAGGTTGAGGTCACTTAAAAAGCTTTACACAGAGCCTTTTCGAATGTAATGCTTCTGAGCGCCGCTATATTTAGTACTAATGAACTCTAGAAGTCCGGCCTGGAATCTGGGCCTGCAAATCCTACTTCCTCTCTCGTGCGAAGGCCCCGCCAGCTAAGAGAAATGCTGGGATATGGGAACGAGAATGATTACCGCGATGCTGGAACTTTTTAAGGGCCTTCGCACAACGTTTGCCCACCATCCGTTTTAGCGAGACAGATTTGTGGAACTAATTCATTTGGATTGTGGAATCACATGATCATGAAGAGAGTGGAAATATATGTAACGAAAGACACATAAGAACTCAGTTCTGCCATATGGTTGAAAGATTTGTTACTTATCTAAGTTCGCAGCAAACTAAAGCTATCAAGCAATtcataaacaaacaaataaataaataaggaatAAACCCACGCCTCTAACACAGGATCAGAAGTAACGGTCCTGGATCCAGCTTCCTGGCCATCTGCACAGGATATGGGATTAGATCATTCACAGTTCAAGGCCTTGCAGTTGGCGCTGACCAAAGAGTTTGCCGTCATTCAAGGACCGCCAGGGACTGGGAAGACCCACATTGGTCTAAAGGTAAACTTCCAACTAGTGAAACGAATTGCCCTGTTGCTTCATCATTGAGCAATTCCCAACTACTTGATCAATAATCTTGCCTTTGAATATCAAACGAGAAAAGAGTTAACCCTGTTTCaaacgatttatttttttatgatatGCTGAAGGGACTGTAGAATAATCGTAATAACACACTATTCTATGTAAGGCTGAAGAGTTAATTAGATTTAATTAAGAAGGTGTTATCTTACGAGGGAAAGAATACCAATTCGAACTcaacaattattttattatttcatAACATTTTCAGATGTCTTTAAAAGTAGGCTTTTTACTTCCGTTACAAACGTTTACAGCGCCAGACTGTCCCGGCCGTTATTGGACGATTACTTGATGTTAGATGAAGATTGTTAGACAAATGGCGTTCTTGTGTCGGCgagctacaatcctggtcaaaattGTTGTCGCGTTTTGGAATAAAATGCCTATCATAATGCctattttggatttcaaaatggccaccgtatCCGGCCGTAAAATGGTTCATGCTATCGAAAACGTCGCCAAGAAATACATGCTCATGCTATGTTACTGACATTGAGATATACGtaagtttcaaaattcagtcaaatgatccaaGCCTTGAATTAATAACAAAGGTTTAGTACTCACAGAGAAAGCAAGATTCTGACGGCTTTACCCTTACTTaagggctgtttacatggaggtaggaagatcctagcactaggaagatcctagaaggcggatcatcctagcgccatatgttttctgtattcagtttacatgcaagaggtcgtacttggccctagtgctaggatcttcctagtgctaggatcttcctacctgtgagctaggaagatcctagtgctaggaagatcctagcaccatgtaaactgccttcgctcggaagttcctagtactagggacaaaaaaacaaacatggcggcggccgggtgttcacgttattcagctgccaaaggtcgacaatttcgtctggcgttgccacaggacgattctaatgattctgatgaccgccgacaatattcaggaccagttttgtttcaaagatacaCCACCCAAACGAGAGAGacagtggaaagtaacgagCAATCGATCGACAGCAATGTCGAAAACGCTGCGAGTCGAAGACATGCGAATTTATCCGAATACATCCAAATACATCC containing:
- the LOC138008483 gene encoding uncharacterized protein, coding for MPPRNRISLEQRERIVRAFEDVHEDYLAIAETIGVNRSTARRIVSRYVREGRIAERPRGGANHVRVDDAMRDCLDDIINENCLLTIAKMNRELRLRLPHKPVIHDRTVARALEGMLYRVKLARPLPADRKRPDVLQNRVEYGNWFMGHAVVNHTVFIDECGYNIWTARSQGLALRGERAYRQVCGQRGRNVTVALAISPTSGLVFYSAILGGMNGRRFDDFLAQTRLNLDPDEHVIFSYDGAPAHRNPAIPEPNSELRKLPPYSPFLSIVEQAVSALKAAIKADISLPEIQVQMNDRAEARRQGVALGNYRTQLLLQALQRNIGTITVAKCGQWFRFMQTYLPRCTNNEAIEG